In the genome of Deltaproteobacteria bacterium, one region contains:
- a CDS encoding NTP transferase domain-containing protein — translation MLGTGQSWVIVLAGGEGRRLQSLTRDEHGVAVPKQYCALHGQPSFFQTALARARQLVPPERIVIVVAESHWPWWMDEAEALTFEHLLVQPLNRGTAVGIFLPLLHILQHDPEAHIVVLPSDHFIEDESVVRLALEEALLTTRQGRHLVLLGVTPEYPDTEYGWIVPGSTREGNGCGVEGFREKPTLEVATALMARGAVWNSFMFAARGEQLLRFYLTCLPQVARMFLRRFSAGLHSAALEPLRVLYEGLPTVDFSADLLERMAQQLWMLPVPACGWSDLGTPERIAEVCARYFQIPCEPTCLLLRTPPPRRQPAVAATLFPYPTSAVTRYLATRSRVAMAAR, via the coding sequence ATGCTGGGCACTGGGCAGTCGTGGGTCATCGTCTTGGCGGGTGGTGAAGGACGGCGTTTGCAGTCGCTCACGCGAGACGAACACGGTGTGGCCGTTCCGAAACAGTACTGTGCGTTGCACGGTCAGCCTTCATTCTTCCAGACCGCATTGGCTCGCGCGCGGCAGCTTGTTCCGCCGGAACGGATCGTCATCGTTGTGGCCGAGTCGCATTGGCCGTGGTGGATGGACGAAGCCGAAGCGCTTACGTTTGAACATCTGCTGGTGCAGCCGCTGAATCGTGGAACGGCCGTCGGCATTTTTCTCCCGTTGCTGCATATCCTGCAACACGATCCCGAGGCGCATATTGTCGTGTTGCCGTCCGATCACTTCATCGAAGATGAATCGGTGGTGCGGTTGGCGTTGGAAGAAGCGTTACTGACCACGCGGCAAGGGCGTCATTTGGTCTTGTTGGGGGTGACGCCGGAATATCCCGACACCGAATACGGTTGGATCGTCCCCGGATCCACTCGAGAAGGTAACGGCTGCGGCGTCGAAGGTTTTCGCGAAAAGCCGACGCTCGAAGTGGCCACCGCGCTGATGGCCCGTGGCGCGGTGTGGAACAGTTTTATGTTCGCCGCGCGTGGGGAACAATTGCTTCGTTTCTATCTGACCTGTCTTCCGCAAGTGGCCCGCATGTTTCTGCGGCGATTCAGCGCCGGTCTCCATTCCGCCGCGTTGGAACCGCTGCGCGTGCTGTATGAAGGTCTGCCGACCGTGGATTTTTCCGCCGACCTCTTAGAACGCATGGCACAGCAACTCTGGATGCTGCCGGTGCCGGCGTGTGGATGGAGCGATCTCGGGACGCCGGAACGGATTGCGGAGGTGTGTGCCCGCTATTTTCAAATACCGTGCGAACCGACGTGTTTGTTGCTTCGGACGCCGCCGCCACGCCGTCAGCCGGCCGTGGCCGCCACGCTGTTCCCATATCCGACGTCCGCCGTGACGCGCTATCTGGCCACTCGCTCCCGCGTTGCTATGGCAGCGCGATGA
- a CDS encoding CBS domain-containing protein encodes MTTTSSSSSSTTGRRLSRPLFSRAKPKTGLTVRDAMRTELQTAAPDTDLATIARFMWERDCGIIPIVTAERRLVGVITDRDICIAAATKGRAPAYIRAQELLSAPVVTCSPDDDCHAALTLLCERQLRRLPVVDADGQLVGIVSLIDFIRIAQGLRGAKGLYPSYEEIVSTLKSIGETRVFAAA; translated from the coding sequence ATGACAACCACATCATCTTCATCATCTAGCACGACCGGCCGTCGGCTGTCGCGACCCCTCTTCAGTCGCGCCAAGCCGAAAACCGGTCTGACCGTGCGCGACGCGATGCGCACCGAACTCCAAACCGCTGCGCCCGACACCGATCTGGCGACCATCGCCCGCTTCATGTGGGAACGCGATTGCGGCATCATCCCGATCGTCACGGCCGAACGGCGTCTGGTCGGCGTGATCACCGATCGGGACATCTGCATTGCTGCGGCCACGAAAGGGCGCGCTCCGGCGTATATCCGCGCGCAGGAATTACTCAGCGCGCCGGTCGTGACGTGCAGCCCCGACGACGACTGTCACGCCGCGCTCACGCTGCTCTGCGAGCGGCAACTGCGGCGCCTGCCGGTCGTCGACGCCGACGGTCAGTTGGTTGGCATCGTCTCCCTCATCGACTTCATCCGCATCGCGCAAGGGTTGCGCGGCGCGAAGGGATTGTATCCCTCGTACGAAGAGATCGTCTCGACGCTCAAATCGATCGGCGAGACGCGCGTATTCGCTGCGGCCTGA
- the glgA gene encoding glycogen synthase GlgA produces MVCHHIALITAEFAPLASTGGLGDMVSGLATTLHQSGVSTRVVFPRYACVPRFSAPSWSHHGRVRLGSQILDFYAEEGVGPHGGPLLLIDIPTLFDRPGLYGDVQGEYRDNGPRFLAFGRAALAALMARGAPIDAIHLHDWHAAPIAAWLRTTPQAYAPLQSARTLLTIHNLGYQGLCPARDFGLLELPPAYFTPRCFEFYGQLNLLKAGILCADALSTVSPNYAREILTPEFGCGLDGVLRTRAADLVGITNGIDTAAWDPTSSAHLPAHFSGTDLQGKAACKAALQKEFGLPPSPEVPLFCVVGRMAHQKGTDLLLEAIAGSNGTPQQWILLGRGDRAFEARAQALALARPERVHVQLDFQIRLAHQITAGSDFTCMPSRFEPCGLQQLYGQRYGTIPVARAVGGLRDTVRDLETAQATGVLYGGPTVADLRGALHRALEIYRRPAAWAALQRAAMAQDFSWSEAVLSYRRWYARVLAAPPHRFSGRI; encoded by the coding sequence ATGGTGTGTCATCATATCGCCCTGATAACCGCTGAATTCGCGCCGCTCGCGTCGACCGGCGGATTGGGCGACATGGTCAGCGGTCTCGCTACGACACTCCACCAGAGTGGAGTATCGACGCGCGTGGTTTTCCCTCGTTATGCCTGCGTCCCCCGATTCTCGGCTCCCAGCTGGTCCCACCACGGCCGCGTGCGACTGGGGAGTCAAATCCTCGACTTTTACGCCGAGGAGGGCGTGGGCCCGCATGGCGGCCCGCTGTTACTGATCGACATCCCCACGCTCTTCGACCGACCCGGTCTCTATGGCGATGTCCAAGGGGAATATCGCGACAACGGCCCGCGTTTCTTGGCATTCGGCCGGGCCGCGCTCGCGGCGCTCATGGCGCGCGGCGCACCGATCGACGCCATCCATTTGCACGATTGGCACGCGGCCCCGATCGCGGCCTGGCTCCGGACCACCCCGCAGGCCTATGCCCCGCTCCAAAGCGCTCGCACGCTCCTGACGATTCACAATTTGGGGTATCAAGGCCTGTGCCCGGCACGCGATTTCGGCTTGTTGGAATTGCCACCCGCCTACTTTACCCCGCGATGTTTTGAATTTTACGGCCAACTCAATCTGTTAAAGGCGGGGATTCTCTGCGCCGACGCCCTTTCCACGGTTTCTCCGAATTACGCCCGCGAGATCCTCACGCCGGAATTTGGGTGCGGCCTCGACGGCGTGTTGCGCACTCGCGCCGCCGATTTAGTCGGCATTACCAACGGGATCGACACCGCAGCGTGGGACCCCACGTCCAGCGCGCACCTGCCGGCCCATTTCAGCGGCACCGACTTGCAAGGCAAGGCCGCGTGCAAGGCAGCGCTCCAAAAAGAATTCGGACTCCCGCCGTCTCCGGAAGTCCCGTTGTTTTGTGTCGTGGGTCGGATGGCGCACCAAAAGGGGACCGATCTCCTGCTTGAAGCGATCGCCGGCAGTAACGGCACGCCGCAACAATGGATCCTGCTGGGGCGCGGCGACCGGGCCTTCGAGGCCCGCGCCCAGGCGTTAGCGCTCGCGCGGCCGGAGCGCGTGCACGTCCAACTCGATTTCCAAATCCGCCTCGCACACCAAATCACCGCGGGGAGCGACTTCACTTGCATGCCGTCACGATTTGAACCATGTGGCTTGCAACAACTGTACGGTCAGCGCTATGGGACCATCCCAGTCGCGCGGGCCGTCGGGGGATTACGCGACACCGTCCGCGACCTCGAGACCGCACAAGCGACCGGCGTCCTCTACGGAGGACCGACGGTGGCGGATTTGCGAGGCGCGTTACACCGCGCCCTCGAAATTTATCGCCGCCCCGCCGCCTGGGCGGCATTGCAGCGCGCCGCGATGGCGCAAGACTTTTCGTGGAGCGAAGCGGTGTTATCGTATCGACGTTGGTATGCGCGGGTGCTGGCCGCGCCGCCACACCGATTTTCAGGGAGAATATAA
- the glgP gene encoding alpha-glucan family phosphorylase encodes MDHALFPNIPTVAYFSMEIGVDPDIPTYSGGLGLLAGDTLRAAADLEVPMVAITLLYRKGYFRQQLDAQGHQTPSPVQWTPEAHLVRLEPEVTIQIEGHSVAIGVWRYLTRGPSGYTVPVYLLDTDLPQNDPEDRRYSGSLYKGDLAFRLAQETVLGVGGIAMLRALGYDYIRLYHMNEGHSALLTLALLAEQMGSRGVAAATDSDRERVRQQCVFTTHTPVPAGHDQFPRDVVVRILGEERAHALEMGGGCLNGTLNMTSLALGFSRYVNGVAMRHGEVSRTMFPNYPISSITNGVHAATWIAKPFSALLDRYIPNWRRDNLYLRHAICIPLPEIADAHEAAKRELLVEVQRRTGMHLDPRAFTIGFARRAAAYKRADFLFTDLARLRGIVAQGGAIQVIYSGKAHPKDEPGKELIRRVFAAAKELQGTIPIVYLEDYDVALAKQLCAGVDVWLNTPQRPHEASGTSGMKAAMNGVPSLSILDGWWVEGHIEGVTGWAIGNPWPQESTLQQEVDSLYSKLETVILPQYYQRPTEFDQVRRSTIALGGSFFNTQRMLYQYLMNAYLDL; translated from the coding sequence ATGGATCACGCACTCTTTCCAAACATCCCGACCGTCGCCTACTTCTCGATGGAGATCGGCGTCGACCCGGATATCCCGACTTACAGCGGCGGACTCGGATTGTTGGCCGGCGACACGCTCCGCGCCGCTGCGGATTTGGAAGTCCCGATGGTGGCGATCACGCTGCTCTATCGTAAGGGATATTTCCGCCAACAACTCGATGCCCAAGGCCACCAAACGCCCAGCCCCGTTCAATGGACACCGGAGGCCCACTTGGTGCGTTTGGAACCGGAAGTCACGATTCAAATCGAAGGTCACTCCGTCGCGATCGGCGTGTGGCGCTATCTCACCCGCGGTCCGAGCGGCTACACGGTCCCGGTCTATCTGCTTGACACCGACCTGCCGCAAAACGATCCGGAAGATCGCCGCTACAGCGGTTCACTCTATAAAGGCGACCTCGCGTTCCGCCTGGCCCAAGAAACCGTACTCGGGGTCGGCGGCATCGCGATGCTCCGCGCATTGGGGTACGACTACATCCGCCTCTATCATATGAACGAAGGGCATTCGGCGCTGCTCACGTTGGCGTTATTGGCAGAACAAATGGGCAGTCGTGGCGTGGCCGCCGCGACCGATTCCGATCGGGAACGCGTCCGGCAACAATGCGTCTTCACCACGCATACGCCGGTCCCGGCCGGACACGACCAATTCCCGCGCGATGTCGTGGTGCGGATCTTGGGCGAAGAACGCGCGCACGCGTTGGAAATGGGCGGCGGCTGCTTGAACGGCACGCTCAATATGACTTCGCTGGCGTTAGGTTTTTCCCGCTACGTCAACGGCGTCGCGATGCGCCACGGTGAAGTCTCGCGCACGATGTTCCCCAACTATCCGATCTCCTCCATCACGAATGGCGTGCACGCCGCCACTTGGATCGCGAAACCGTTCAGCGCGTTGCTCGATCGCTACATCCCGAATTGGCGTCGCGACAACCTCTATTTGCGCCATGCCATTTGCATCCCGCTTCCGGAAATTGCCGACGCGCACGAGGCCGCAAAACGGGAACTCCTGGTCGAAGTCCAACGTCGCACCGGCATGCACCTCGATCCGCGCGCCTTTACGATCGGCTTCGCCCGTCGCGCCGCCGCCTATAAACGTGCCGACTTTCTCTTCACCGATTTAGCACGACTCCGCGGCATTGTAGCGCAAGGCGGCGCCATTCAAGTGATTTACTCAGGCAAAGCGCACCCCAAAGATGAGCCGGGCAAAGAACTGATCCGTCGCGTCTTCGCTGCGGCGAAAGAATTACAAGGCACGATTCCGATCGTCTATTTGGAAGACTACGACGTCGCGCTGGCCAAGCAATTGTGTGCCGGTGTGGATGTCTGGCTCAACACACCGCAACGCCCGCACGAGGCCTCCGGCACCAGCGGCATGAAGGCCGCGATGAACGGCGTGCCGAGCTTAAGCATCCTCGACGGCTGGTGGGTCGAAGGGCACATCGAAGGCGTCACCGGCTGGGCGATCGGCAATCCGTGGCCCCAAGAGAGCACGTTGCAGCAAGAAGTCGATTCGCTGTACAGCAAACTCGAAACGGTCATTCTGCCGCAGTACTATCAACGACCGACCGAATTCGACCAAGTGCGCCGCTCGACCATTGCGCTGGGCGGCTCGTTTTTCAACACCCAGCGGATGCTCTATCAATATCTAATGAACGCGTATCTCGACTTGTGA
- a CDS encoding 4-alpha-glucanotransferase, producing MTTDLDSQLAQLAAYFGVETSYYTIEGKLQQATADALLTALRALGAPLATMTDVPAACAAMMNGALTEPECVRIVWGEAPVTFTLPDAESTELWLESGERWQAGPLPHGYHRLITSHADGPHETLLLCAPPTAHRPAPNTKAWGLFAPLFALRSTRSWGAGDYTDWQTHIEWAATHGARFVGTLPLLPIPFAPPTTPSPYAPHSRLFWNEFYIDVTRIPELEECGPARELLRTPAVLETLAQFRRAPLIEYHRIMALKQEVLERLATQFFSAPSTRHDMFVRFAGAHPELRSYADFRAGEAPDMWAYHQYVQWIAHEQLAEVHRAAQACDVALYLDFPLGIHPDGYDVCRYRHLFASAMSVGAPPDAFFPGGQNWGFPPLLPHALRRDHYRYWRACLRHHMQCAGLLRIDHVMGLHRLLWIPDGATADDGVYVRYPTEELYAVLCLESRRASTIVVGEDLGLVTDAVRPTMARHGVLRCAILQCECAPGTIDWPAVPSAALASLNTHDLPPFAAWWHDAPDPDAALWHGLEHLLTSDAPYVQVNLEDLWMETAPVNRPGTVDEYPNWRRPMRYTIEAYQHDAALNTSLARIDAARQGTR from the coding sequence ATGACAACTGACCTCGATAGTCAGTTGGCCCAACTCGCCGCATACTTCGGCGTCGAGACATCGTATTACACCATTGAAGGAAAACTGCAGCAGGCCACGGCGGATGCTCTGCTGACCGCATTGCGCGCGCTCGGCGCACCGCTCGCCACCATGACCGATGTGCCTGCGGCCTGCGCAGCCATGATGAACGGCGCGCTGACGGAACCGGAATGTGTGCGCATCGTCTGGGGCGAAGCACCGGTGACCTTCACGCTGCCGGACGCGGAATCGACGGAGCTGTGGTTGGAATCCGGCGAGCGTTGGCAAGCCGGCCCGCTGCCGCATGGCTATCATCGCTTGATTACGTCGCACGCCGACGGTCCGCATGAAACGCTGCTGCTCTGCGCGCCGCCAACCGCGCATCGTCCCGCGCCAAATACGAAGGCGTGGGGACTCTTTGCGCCGCTGTTCGCACTTCGCTCCACACGCAGTTGGGGCGCCGGCGATTACACCGATTGGCAAACCCATATCGAATGGGCGGCCACGCACGGCGCCCGCTTCGTCGGCACGCTGCCGCTGTTGCCCATTCCATTTGCGCCACCAACTACGCCGAGTCCCTACGCCCCGCACAGTCGCCTCTTCTGGAACGAATTCTACATCGATGTCACGCGCATCCCGGAACTGGAAGAATGTGGACCGGCACGCGAGCTACTCCGCACGCCGGCCGTGCTCGAAACACTCGCGCAATTCCGCCGCGCGCCGCTGATTGAGTACCATCGCATCATGGCGCTGAAGCAAGAAGTTTTGGAACGACTCGCCACGCAATTTTTTTCCGCGCCCTCCACGCGCCACGACATGTTCGTCCGCTTCGCCGGGGCCCATCCGGAACTGCGCAGCTACGCCGACTTCCGCGCGGGCGAAGCACCGGATATGTGGGCGTATCATCAATACGTGCAGTGGATCGCGCACGAACAATTGGCGGAGGTCCACCGCGCCGCGCAAGCGTGCGACGTGGCGCTCTACCTCGACTTCCCGCTCGGCATCCATCCGGACGGCTACGACGTCTGCCGTTACCGCCACCTGTTCGCGTCCGCGATGAGCGTCGGCGCGCCGCCCGACGCGTTCTTTCCCGGCGGCCAAAATTGGGGCTTTCCGCCGCTGCTGCCCCACGCGCTGCGCCGCGACCACTACCGCTATTGGCGCGCCTGCCTTCGACATCACATGCAATGCGCCGGCTTGCTGCGCATCGACCACGTAATGGGTCTGCACCGACTCCTCTGGATCCCCGACGGCGCCACTGCCGACGACGGCGTCTATGTCCGCTATCCCACCGAGGAACTCTACGCGGTCTTGTGTCTCGAATCGCGCCGCGCCAGCACCATCGTCGTCGGCGAGGATTTAGGCCTCGTCACGGATGCAGTGCGGCCGACGATGGCTCGACACGGCGTATTGCGCTGCGCGATCTTGCAGTGTGAATGCGCGCCCGGCACCATCGACTGGCCCGCGGTGCCCAGTGCGGCACTCGCCAGTCTCAATACCCATGACTTGCCGCCGTTCGCCGCGTGGTGGCACGATGCGCCGGATCCGGACGCCGCGTTGTGGCACGGTCTCGAACACCTCTTGACGAGCGACGCGCCCTACGTGCAAGTGAATCTCGAAGATCTATGGATGGAAACCGCGCCAGTGAATCGGCCCGGCACGGTCGATGAATATCCGAATTGGCGACGCCCGATGCGATATACAATAGAAGCCTATCAGCACGACGCCGCGTTGAATACTTCGTTGGCGCGCATCGATGCCGCCCGCCAGGGGACGCGATGA
- the glgB gene encoding 1,4-alpha-glucan branching protein GlgB — MSKPVRLVRKPRAAGTPPAAPTSRVGELDLHLFNEGRHRRLYDVLGAHPVASSTGSGTHFAVWAPDATRVSVVGDFNEWDPARHPLRVCGSSGIWADVIPEVGPGTLYKYHIASRCGGRQLEKADPFGFTHECPPRTASRVWSLDYTWNDAAWLSTRTARQQHDRPMTIYEVHLGSWQRVPEQQHRWLTYRELAAPLANYVREMGFTHVEFLPIMEHPFYGSWGYQVTGYFAPTSRYGTPQDFMYLIDYLHQHEIGVILDWVPSHFPADGHGLAGFDGTHLYEHADPRQGFHPDWRSCIFNFGRNEVRSFLLSNADFWLERYHIDGLRVDAVASMLYLDYSRRAGEWIPNAHGGNENLAAIDFIRQLSEQLYAAHPGIHLIAEESTAWPMVSRPTYVGGLGFGFKWDMGWMNDTLRYFSKEPVHRKFHHHDLTFRQLYAESEHFVLALSHDEVVHGKGALLAKMPGDDWQKFANLRLLFGYQYAQTGKKLLFMGSEFGQWSEWFHERSLDWHLLAYAPHQGIHAWVRDLNHLYTRSAALFERDAIGGGFEWIDCHDADAGIVSFIRRGLAPDNQLVVVANFTPVPRFGYRVGVPLPGYWHERLNSDAACYGGSGSGNAGGTWTTDLPTHAHPTSLTLTLPPLAILFLERD, encoded by the coding sequence ATGAGCAAACCCGTCCGGTTAGTACGCAAACCCCGCGCGGCGGGAACTCCGCCCGCTGCACCGACATCGCGTGTGGGCGAATTGGATCTGCATCTCTTTAATGAAGGCCGGCATCGCCGTCTCTACGATGTGTTGGGCGCACACCCCGTCGCATCGTCAACGGGATCCGGCACCCATTTCGCCGTTTGGGCACCCGACGCCACGCGCGTCTCCGTCGTCGGCGACTTCAACGAGTGGGATCCGGCCCGCCACCCATTGCGCGTATGCGGCTCGTCGGGGATTTGGGCCGACGTCATCCCCGAAGTCGGTCCCGGCACGCTGTACAAATATCATATCGCCTCCCGCTGCGGCGGACGCCAACTGGAAAAGGCCGATCCCTTCGGCTTTACGCACGAATGCCCGCCCCGCACCGCCTCGCGTGTTTGGTCGCTCGACTACACCTGGAACGACGCGGCGTGGCTGTCGACCCGCACCGCACGCCAACAACACGATCGGCCGATGACGATCTACGAAGTCCATCTCGGTTCATGGCAACGCGTCCCGGAGCAACAACACCGCTGGCTGACGTATCGCGAACTCGCCGCGCCGCTCGCCAACTACGTTCGCGAGATGGGCTTTACCCACGTGGAGTTCCTCCCGATCATGGAACACCCGTTCTACGGCTCGTGGGGTTATCAAGTGACCGGCTACTTCGCCCCCACCAGCCGCTACGGCACGCCGCAAGATTTCATGTATCTGATCGATTATCTGCATCAACACGAGATCGGCGTCATTCTTGATTGGGTCCCGTCCCATTTTCCCGCCGACGGTCACGGCCTCGCGGGATTCGACGGCACGCACCTCTACGAACACGCCGACCCGCGCCAAGGCTTCCACCCCGATTGGCGGAGCTGCATCTTCAACTTCGGCCGCAACGAAGTCCGCAGCTTCCTGCTCAGCAACGCGGACTTTTGGTTGGAGCGCTATCACATCGACGGGCTGCGAGTGGACGCCGTCGCCTCCATGCTCTACCTCGACTATTCGCGCCGCGCCGGCGAATGGATCCCGAACGCGCACGGCGGCAACGAAAACCTCGCGGCCATCGACTTCATCCGCCAACTCAGCGAACAACTCTACGCCGCGCATCCCGGCATCCACTTGATCGCCGAAGAATCGACCGCGTGGCCGATGGTCTCACGCCCCACGTATGTCGGCGGCTTGGGCTTCGGATTCAAATGGGATATGGGCTGGATGAACGACACGCTCCGCTACTTCAGCAAAGAGCCGGTCCATCGAAAATTTCATCACCACGACCTGACCTTCCGCCAACTCTACGCCGAGAGCGAACACTTCGTGTTGGCGCTCTCGCACGACGAAGTCGTCCACGGCAAAGGCGCGCTGCTCGCCAAAATGCCGGGCGACGACTGGCAAAAGTTCGCCAACCTGCGTCTGTTGTTCGGTTACCAATATGCCCAGACCGGCAAGAAACTCCTCTTCATGGGGAGCGAATTCGGCCAATGGAGTGAATGGTTCCACGAACGCAGCCTCGATTGGCACCTGCTCGCATACGCGCCGCACCAAGGCATACATGCGTGGGTTCGCGACTTAAATCATTTGTACACCCGCAGCGCCGCGCTCTTTGAACGCGACGCAATCGGCGGCGGCTTCGAATGGATCGACTGCCACGACGCCGACGCGGGCATCGTCAGCTTCATCCGCCGCGGCCTCGCGCCCGACAACCAGCTCGTCGTCGTCGCGAACTTCACCCCCGTCCCGCGTTTCGGTTATCGCGTCGGCGTCCCCCTGCCCGGCTACTGGCACGAACGCCTCAACAGCGACGCCGCCTGCTACGGCGGCAGCGGCAGCGGCAACGCCGGCGGCACCTGGACCACCGACCTCCCCACCCACGCCCACCCCACATCCCTCACCTTGACCCTCCCGCCTCTGGCGATTCTTTTTCTGGAGCGGGACTAA
- the arsS gene encoding arsenosugar biosynthesis radical SAM protein ArsS (Some members of this family are selenoproteins.), translating into MSHPIPSFENTLSEHRLSIARKPLEILQINVGKRCNQACHHCHVEAGPKRTEIMEKRTVDRLIELLDRSPTVHTVDITGGAPELNPHFRTLVAAARQRNKEVIDRCNLTVFFEKGQEETPYFLKTHQVKVVASLPCYSQQNVDAQRGSGVFDKSIRALKLLNDLGYGKNGSRLELDLVYNPLGAFLPPSQDKLEFDYKKELHELFGIEFNHLFTITNMPIKRFLDQLVRENKYEAYMTLLVNSFNATAASSVMCRNLISIGWNGRIYDCDFNQMLDIPIGKTETSIWDIETFNQINESPIAFANHCYGCTAGAGSSCGGKLI; encoded by the coding sequence ATGAGCCATCCAATCCCATCATTTGAGAATACGCTGTCTGAACATCGCCTCTCGATCGCACGCAAACCGCTGGAGATCTTGCAAATCAATGTCGGCAAGCGCTGCAACCAGGCCTGCCACCATTGTCATGTGGAGGCCGGACCCAAACGGACCGAGATCATGGAAAAGAGAACGGTGGATCGCCTGATCGAACTCTTGGATCGATCGCCCACCGTTCACACCGTCGATATCACCGGCGGCGCACCGGAACTCAATCCTCATTTCCGCACACTGGTTGCAGCAGCCAGGCAACGGAACAAAGAAGTGATCGACCGATGCAACCTGACGGTCTTCTTTGAGAAGGGTCAGGAGGAAACGCCGTATTTTCTAAAAACACATCAAGTGAAGGTCGTAGCCTCGCTTCCGTGTTACTCCCAGCAGAATGTGGATGCTCAGCGCGGCAGTGGCGTCTTCGATAAAAGTATCCGCGCTTTGAAATTGTTGAATGATCTCGGTTATGGAAAGAACGGTTCGAGACTCGAACTCGATCTGGTTTATAATCCGCTGGGGGCATTTTTACCTCCATCGCAAGATAAACTTGAATTCGATTACAAAAAAGAACTGCACGAACTCTTCGGCATCGAATTTAACCATCTCTTTACGATTACCAACATGCCGATCAAGCGATTTTTGGATCAATTGGTCAGAGAAAATAAATATGAAGCATACATGACATTGCTCGTGAACAGTTTCAATGCCACGGCGGCTTCGAGCGTCATGTGCCGCAATCTGATTTCCATTGGGTGGAATGGGAGAATCTACGATTGCGATTTCAACCAGATGTTAGACATCCCTATAGGCAAGACAGAAACAAGCATTTGGGATATTGAAACCTTCAATCAGATTAACGAAAGTCCCATCGCCTTTGCCAACCACTGCTATGGCTGCACGGCAGGGGCCGGCAGTTCTTGTGGAGGAAAACTGATATGA
- a CDS encoding methyltransferase domain-containing protein, translating into MTDNHHTLETVKQYYGKTLKTNADLKTNACCTLDAMPAHLKPILSQIHPEVLGKFYGCGSPIPAVLEGKTVLDLGCGTGRDTFLLSKLVGPNGKVIGVDMTAEQLAVAKRHVDYHAKGFGYEKSNVEFFNGYIEDLEGLGIKTGSIDVVVSNCVINLSPEKRRVFSEIFRVLKPGGELYFADIFSDRRIPKQLANDPTLVGECLGGALYTEDFRRLMTAVGCLDHRVVTQRRLTVENPELERQLGAISFYSVTVRAFKLNLEDRCEDYGQVGYYLGTIPQCPHAFPLDDRHLFEKGRPVLVCSNTAAMLTQTRYAPHFRVEGDLSTHYGLFDCGSQGSTGPEPPSNQGCC; encoded by the coding sequence ATGACAGACAATCATCATACCCTGGAAACGGTAAAACAATATTACGGGAAGACGCTTAAGACCAATGCGGACTTGAAGACCAACGCCTGTTGTACGCTGGATGCCATGCCCGCACATCTGAAACCGATCCTCAGCCAGATTCATCCGGAGGTGTTGGGGAAATTTTACGGCTGCGGCTCGCCCATCCCGGCGGTGTTGGAGGGGAAAACGGTATTGGATCTCGGTTGCGGAACGGGGCGGGATACCTTCCTCCTTTCCAAACTCGTGGGACCGAACGGCAAGGTGATCGGTGTCGATATGACGGCGGAACAGTTGGCGGTCGCCAAGAGACATGTCGACTATCACGCTAAAGGCTTCGGGTACGAAAAGAGTAATGTGGAATTCTTCAATGGATATATCGAAGACCTTGAGGGATTGGGTATCAAGACTGGATCCATCGATGTCGTCGTCTCCAATTGTGTCATCAATCTCTCACCGGAAAAGCGGCGGGTCTTTTCCGAAATCTTCCGTGTGCTGAAACCGGGCGGCGAACTCTATTTCGCGGATATCTTTTCCGACCGGCGAATACCAAAACAGCTGGCAAACGACCCGACATTGGTCGGCGAGTGCCTTGGCGGCGCGTTGTATACTGAAGATTTCCGAAGACTCATGACGGCGGTGGGGTGCCTTGACCATCGTGTGGTAACACAAAGAAGGCTTACCGTTGAGAATCCCGAGCTTGAGCGTCAACTGGGAGCCATTTCATTTTATTCGGTGACCGTTCGGGCCTTCAAGCTGAACTTGGAGGATCGCTGTGAGGACTATGGCCAAGTGGGCTATTACTTGGGAACCATCCCCCAATGCCCGCACGCCTTCCCGTTGGATGATCGTCATCTTTTTGAAAAAGGAAGACCCGTGCTGGTGTGCAGTAACACGGCGGCGATGCTGACACAGACCCGATACGCGCCGCACTTCCGTGTCGAAGGGGATTTGTCGACTCACTACGGTTTATTCGATTGCGGATCGCAAGGGTCAACCGGTCCGGAACCACCATCAAACCAAGGGTGCTGTTAG